A DNA window from Maribellus comscasis contains the following coding sequences:
- a CDS encoding acylphosphatase, whose translation MKEYEIKVCGRVQGVWFRKFTKEKAKETGIKGWVKNLPDGNVLVIAQAEKTDLDTFIDYLKVGPPMARVDKIFTSENNVLSDFDNFSIKY comes from the coding sequence ATGAAAGAATACGAGATAAAAGTATGCGGACGCGTGCAGGGAGTGTGGTTTAGAAAATTTACAAAAGAAAAAGCAAAAGAAACAGGCATAAAAGGATGGGTGAAAAATTTGCCCGACGGCAATGTTTTAGTGATTGCTCAGGCAGAGAAAACCGACCTGGATACTTTTATTGATTATTTAAAAGTAGGGCCGCCTATGGCGCGAGTAGATAAAATATTCACCTCAGAAAACAATGTTTTAAGCGATTTTGATAATTTTAGCATCAAATACTAA
- a CDS encoding pyridoxal-dependent decarboxylase, whose translation MNHKNYHMSPEQFREEGKKIIDWIADYYENVEKYPVLSQVKPGEIISSLPENPPQKGEAMDKMMRDIEEKIMPGITHWQSPNFYAYFPSNTSFPSILGDLVSSGLGVQGMIWATSPAATELETRVLDWLAEMMAMPEKFKSKSTGGGVIQDTASTSALTAIIAARERVTKFESNEKGVQQKLVAYISTQTHSSLEKAIKMAGIGKENLRLIDVDKKFAMKPEELDTQIQKDKNAGFVPFFICGALGTTSSNAMDPLRKIGEIAQKENCWFHIDGAMSGTAMLCPEFRYLMDGVELADSFVFNPHKWMFTNFDCDVFWVGNRNELIHTFSILPEYLKNKATESGAVFDYRDWHVQLGRRFRSLKLWFVIRHYGVEGLQFHIRKHVELSQKFTKWVNDSDDFELFVEPPLNLVCFRHKKGDDFNMKLMNTINETGKIFFTHTKLNGQIVLRMSIGQTNTEEAHVKNAWDLIQNTAKSL comes from the coding sequence TTGAATCATAAAAACTACCACATGTCGCCGGAACAGTTCCGCGAAGAAGGCAAAAAAATTATCGACTGGATTGCTGATTACTACGAAAATGTTGAAAAATACCCTGTGCTTTCGCAGGTAAAACCAGGTGAAATTATTTCGTCACTGCCCGAAAATCCTCCTCAAAAAGGAGAAGCAATGGATAAAATGATGCGGGACATTGAAGAAAAGATTATGCCGGGAATTACACACTGGCAATCGCCAAATTTTTACGCCTATTTCCCATCAAATACATCGTTTCCGTCCATTTTAGGAGACCTCGTTTCTTCCGGGTTAGGTGTTCAGGGAATGATTTGGGCAACCAGCCCGGCAGCTACAGAACTTGAAACCCGGGTTCTCGACTGGCTGGCTGAAATGATGGCGATGCCGGAAAAATTCAAATCAAAATCAACCGGGGGTGGTGTAATCCAGGATACAGCTTCAACATCGGCATTAACAGCCATTATTGCGGCACGCGAAAGAGTTACAAAGTTTGAATCAAATGAAAAGGGAGTGCAGCAAAAACTGGTCGCATATATTTCCACACAAACGCATTCCTCACTTGAGAAAGCCATAAAGATGGCGGGTATTGGAAAAGAAAACCTGCGTTTGATTGATGTTGACAAAAAATTTGCCATGAAACCGGAGGAGCTGGATACGCAAATTCAAAAAGATAAAAATGCGGGTTTTGTTCCATTTTTTATCTGTGGTGCTCTGGGTACAACATCATCTAACGCAATGGATCCGTTGCGGAAAATCGGTGAAATTGCCCAAAAGGAAAACTGCTGGTTCCATATCGACGGAGCCATGTCAGGAACTGCAATGCTTTGTCCTGAGTTTCGATATTTAATGGACGGAGTTGAACTGGCCGACAGTTTTGTATTTAACCCGCACAAATGGATGTTTACCAATTTCGACTGCGATGTGTTTTGGGTAGGCAACCGGAATGAGCTCATCCATACCTTTTCCATTCTTCCCGAATACTTAAAAAACAAAGCTACAGAGTCGGGTGCCGTGTTTGACTACCGCGACTGGCATGTGCAACTGGGGCGCCGGTTTCGTTCGCTAAAACTTTGGTTTGTTATCCGGCATTATGGCGTGGAAGGGTTACAATTTCATATTCGAAAACATGTAGAACTTTCTCAAAAGTTTACAAAGTGGGTTAACGATTCTGATGATTTTGAACTGTTTGTTGAACCTCCCTTAAATTTGGTTTGCTTCAGGCATAAGAAGGGTGACGATTTTAACATGAAACTAATGAACACAATCAACGAAACAGGAAAAATTTTCTTCACCCATACAAAGCTAAACGGACAAATTGTTTTGCGGATGAGCATCGGGCAAACCAATACAGAAGAAGCACATGTAAAAAATGCGTGGGATTTAATTCAGAATACTGCAAAGTCGTTGTAA
- a CDS encoding FAD:protein FMN transferase, translating to MSTRIFFITGLLILALGACQHSPSKYVYNEGFVYGTIYHFVYESPQGKDLQEEIQKKLSEYNSMFSTYDNASVISKINNNENVKLTPEFVNCFEKAIEISKITGGAFDITAGPLINAWGFGPDDKEKMTQEKVDSLLTFTGYQKIKLENKKVIKENPQMKIDMSAIAKGYTCDLIGNFLAAKGCKNYMIDIGGEIVTKGINEKGKTWGIGISRPEEDAFFAANDYDAVVELPENAMATSGNYRNFYIEDGKKYAHTIDPKTGYPVQHSILSSTVLADNCMTADAYATAFMVLGLEKGIEIAGKVPEISVYFIYADENGENQIYMSDGFEQFLRK from the coding sequence ATATGGCACCATTTATCATTTTGTATATGAAAGTCCTCAGGGGAAAGATTTACAGGAAGAAATTCAAAAAAAACTGAGTGAGTACAACTCCATGTTTTCTACCTATGACAACGCGTCGGTAATATCAAAAATAAACAACAATGAAAATGTAAAACTTACACCTGAATTTGTCAACTGTTTTGAAAAGGCTATAGAAATTTCGAAAATTACCGGGGGTGCTTTTGATATTACTGCCGGACCACTGATAAACGCCTGGGGTTTTGGCCCGGACGACAAAGAAAAAATGACGCAGGAAAAAGTAGACAGCCTGCTTACTTTTACCGGGTACCAGAAAATAAAACTGGAAAACAAAAAAGTTATCAAAGAAAATCCGCAAATGAAAATAGATATGAGTGCCATTGCCAAAGGATATACCTGCGATTTAATTGGTAATTTCCTCGCTGCAAAAGGATGTAAAAATTATATGATTGACATTGGCGGAGAAATCGTGACCAAAGGCATAAACGAAAAAGGAAAAACATGGGGAATCGGGATCAGTCGCCCTGAAGAAGATGCTTTTTTTGCCGCCAACGATTACGACGCAGTGGTTGAACTGCCGGAAAATGCAATGGCTACATCAGGAAATTACCGGAACTTCTATATTGAAGACGGCAAAAAATATGCGCACACCATTGACCCAAAAACCGGCTACCCTGTTCAACACAGTATTTTAAGCTCCACAGTTTTGGCCGATAACTGTATGACAGCCGATGCATACGCAACTGCATTTATGGTTTTGGGACTGGAAAAAGGAATTGAAATTGCCGGGAAGGTTCCGGAAATTAGCGTGTACTTTATCTATGCCGACGAAAATGGTGAAAACCAGATTTACATGTCGGATGGATTTGAGCAGTTTCTCCGTAAATAA